The genomic stretch agctgTCTTGGTGGACCTCATCTTACATCTAACTCACGCTCCAGTACCAACCTTTCCTCCTGCACCCCCACTGGGTCCCTGCTGGACaggaaggtggggggggggcccTCTGCAGGAGGCCTGTTCCAACGCCGTCACTCAGTCAGCCTCCCTGGTGCAAAATTCAGCCAGAACCAATTTATCAACAGCCTTAAAACAGATTCCTCGGTGTTGTTGGGCAGCAGTAACAACAAGGAGAACCGTCTCCGTGAGCGGTCCTACTCAGAGCTGGGGGACAGGCTGCAGCCTGGTAGTCAGGTGTGCACGGATGGAAGCAGCCAAGTCAACTCAAACCGCTATAAGACAGAGCTGTGCAGGCCCTTTGAAGAGAATGGCACCTGTAAGTATGGTGATAAGTGCCAGTTTGCCCACGGCATGCATGAGCTGCGCAGCCTGAGCCGTCACCCAAAGTATAAGACTGAGCTGTGCCGCACCTTCCACACCATTGGTTTCTGCCCATATGGCCCCCGCTGCCACTTCATCCACAACGCAGAGGAGCGCTGTGGGCCCCCACCCCTCTCTGCCTTCAACAAGATGGAGCGCCCTCGACTGCAGCACAGCTTCAGCTTCGCCGGCTTCCCCCGCTCTGGTGGCCGGCAGGATAGCCCCACTTCTGTCACACCTCCACCCATGTTCTGCACTGAAGACCTGACGGAGTGGCAGAGCAACTCTTTCACCTACTCCAGTGAGGAGCTTGCCAGCCTGTTTGGCCACAGCCTGGGGTCCCCACCTGTGTTTGAACCTCAGGGACCGGCCCGGCCTTCACCGAACACCCCCTGCTTTTTCCAGACCACATCAGAGAGCCCCCCCAGCCCCCCTGACTCTCTTTCTGACCAGGAGGGCTACCAGAGCAGTCAGGGTAGCCAGAGTGGCTCTGAGTCTCCCCTGCTGGATGCCTCCCGCCGCCTCCCCATCTTCAGCAggctctctgtctctgatgATTAAGGATTCTGCATCTCTGGGCTTGAGATGGAGtgatgaggaagaaaaagggtgagggggggggaTAGAGAGGAAGGTGGAGGCCATTCACGTCCTCTTCTTCTTAGCCCTGTTTACAGGAGAAGCAGACTGTGCTACATTGTTGTAGCCACACAGTCACATCAGAATATTGGATGCCTCATGATGATTGTCTTTTACTTTTAAGGACACATCCACCCCCGAATTCAGATCAAGTCTCTTCAATACGATGAACAGTTGGTAAACCACACACTGGTGCCATGGTGGATTGTGAAAAGTAGCTCAGAGATTATGAAGTAGTTTAAATATGACTTATAATGGGCAGTAGCAGTGGTAGTGTGGTCAGTGTGTGTTCCAGTACAGGGTGTCTGTACTGTACTTTGTGTCTTGCAGTGTTCTGTAGCTCCAGACagccattattattattattattattattactattattgccTGTGCCACAGCCTTTACACCTTCCAGAGGTTTGTGACAACTCAGTGTTCAGTTTGTAAGGATCGGCACTTTAAAAAGAACAAGACAAAGTCAGTGGACAGTTAGTTTATAAAGCTGCTGTTGGGTTTTTTCAGGTGAAGGCCTagactttctttttctctaatcATACCCAGTTTCCTGTTCTCTCACTTGTGCCATGGTGATTATTTTTTAAGAGGCTTACTCACAGATTGCCTTCCTTCAGTCAGGCTGGAATGCTGGTGCTACGTGCTTTGTTTCATTGAGCTGGTGGCCAGTTCTCTATTTGCTGCAGAGCAAACTGAAAAATCACACCAGAAACTTCAAAGGCCTCCATCCCAAtaaaatggaggtgaatggaatgcAGTTTTTGCTACTCATAAATTCATCATAATAAATTTAAAAGGCAGTGTCTTCCAGATCAATCTATATCAGTGTTACTCTGGATGGTGTCCACAGAAAATACTGGAGACAGTTTTCATGGAGACTATTTCTTTGTTAATTGGATTATCCACAGGGTCACTGACAAGTgggtattgatttttttttttttaaaataatatttgtcAATACTACTAGAGTAAAGAgagaatgttttcattttgtaattttgggTGAACTAACCTTTTAAGAAACTGCCAGCAGACGGTGTTAAACAGCAATTGGCGGGTACCTTTTGACAATTTTCCACCTTTATCTTAAGAGTTGCTTAACTGCTGCaaggttttttttccctatAAAATATGAGTAGTTCAGCTTTTTCTTTCTGATCAGACATTTCCAGCCCCCCATTGATCAATTCTCTGTCTGAGGCAACGTCAGCTGTTTGAAATCAGATGAGCATAAGCACTCCTTTTGATTCCTCCGTGTTcaatattattagtattattattattattatgttttcgTTATTACTAATATCATTATTGTGTAGTTTATTTTCTAAAGCCTTCAAAGTAAGGGCTTTGGTTGTCACTGCttatttatcaaaatgtatttattgctgattcatttttattttgtatttatctgGTTAATGAAACAatagaatatatattttatgttaagTTATGATCTTCCATATTAATTGCAAGATTGTGAAAAACTTTGTTATATTTTCACAGTTAATATATTATACTGCAATGACATTTTTTGTAacacttgatttattttttaagtgaaTCTTTAATTTAAACATTGCACAAAAGTttagcatttttatttattgtgtgctCCTCCCACATGTTGGACTACAGGTGGAGATTCTCTGTCACAGTCTGAAGGCAATTTCAATGCCCCAGTGTATGCCAGAGGCATCCCTACAAACTTTCACTTCTCAGTGACTGTGAGAGGTTCTGCAGCTGCCATTATCAAGTTGAAATGATGGAAAAACTAATAATAGTAATGAAATGCAAACTAATCAGGTCACTAAACTAGTGGCATACAGTTTAAGTTATGAATGCACACAGGATGCAGGTATTGCTGATGGTTCACACAGGGGTCTTACATGTGGAGAATGTTTGTTTGGCGTAGGGGCCCATTTCCAGGCTTTTCAACCACATTTGGAAATTGCACTAAAGagtgaggaaaatatttttgtattcttGAGATACAGATACATAGAACCATACAAGTCATGGCCTTAGACCTTCTTCCTTTGAAGAATAGCAATTTTACTGGAGAACAATCCTCTACCGAGCATCTGTAAGAATATTCAGCACGATATTGATCAACTGGATTTGATTGAATTCAAAGTGTGGTATAACCCCAGAATGCTGAAAGAGTATTTGTGTGGGAACCCTGTTTACATCTCCACCTGCACTgtagaaaatgtcaaattacCAGACTGAAATGCAGAGCATTAACTGCTGCTTCCAGTGTGTTCAGGCCTCAGGAAGAGAGACCTGCAGCTTGTTTCATCCTCTAGAATGTAGACTGGCTCTGGAACAGTCTTGTCCTCATAAGTGTCTTTGACTGGGATGAATTCTCatttcattatcatcatttcattatcaaagtcagtcagtcaaatcCGTTTCACTCAGTGATTAAAGACAACATTTTAAgctcttattttgaaaggatAATAGAAGCTCTTCCACAGTATCATGCACAGACTTACAAGCACTTTGAGTCATGACGATGATGATGTAAAAGTTATTTTTGACCACTTTTTCCTATGATGTGCCTGTAAATACATTCCAGGTTTCCCAAATGTTGTGCCTTCATATTTTTCTATAAATGGAGCGataaaagcttaaaatgtgTTCCTGTAGTTTTAACATTGACACAGGAAAAGGAACTGTTGAATGTATTCTCCAGCAGCCATTGCTGTTCACTACAGTAATTACTTTGTTCATGGTTCATGTTGTAATGACAGATTGCAGTTAAGAccaataaaacatgtatttatatttaacgTGAGTTCCTGTTTGTGACAAATGCTGCTTTACATGACAGCAAACCACAAGGTCTAATCATATTAAATCCTGTTGACAAACATTGGTGTTGTGACAGAACACAGCTGAGGTTTGAGCTCAGGACCATACAGGTGTTTCTGCAGGTTTCAGCCCTTTTACTGCATATCTGAAATTACTGCTGTCCATTTTCCATAGCATGCTGTCTTTGTTGCTGTACAGTGTTTTACAGCTTTTTGGAGTGTCTACAGTGTAGATACACCAATCATTATCTATGGATACGTTCAAGGTGACATATATTATTTTCCCATTAGACGAACACCAAAGAAGTATGTAACTTTCAGCTTCACTGTTGAAGTGTTCTTACTGGATGTGGCTGAAGTTTGTATTGACTCCATCCTCATCCTTCCAGCTCTTTACAAACATCCCTGCCAGATGCCAACACACATGGCATGCTGCctatcagtgtgttttctgtcaaccAGTGTGGTGTGATATTGTGAAAGTGGCACAAAAAGACTGCATCATTAAACGAGCATCAATATTCCTTGCAAGCACATCATTTCAATGCTGCTTCCCTCATAATTAAGTAGTTAAGTTTCTTCTGTGCACACATAgtatgtttatttaaagtgtaaaatcaCGAGTTTCAATAGATTTAACAAGAGGGCAATACACATTACAGATAAGATACATGAACTGTGTGGTATATTGtctcacttttttaaaaaaattggtCATTCAGTTTTTTCCCCCAGGTGGGGTTGAGTGGATTGGCTCATTCAACGCATTATCTTGTAGCATAATAATTACATGATAAGATCATATTCTCAGTAGTCAATCTGGTTCAGAGGAATGTCTTTCATAAAATCAACAACGGGCATCGATATCTCATCAAATGTTTTACCCTTGTTTCTCAACCAAtatgtcattttctctcatgGTATGGAAATACTGATTTTTGTAATCTGGTCTTCTGATTTCCATGTTAGTGTCTTAGTATCTTTTTTAAGCAATAGCTAATGAAATGTCTATGCTTAGTAGCATAACTGTGGAGTAATACTAATAGAGGAATACTATGGTCAAACGATCCAGGAAACAAATTTTTGAACCCAATGGAAAATTTATCCCATTGACCTTTGGTAtgatatttcatatattttgtcAGTAGCTATGTATTGTGGGGCAATGTAGGAATGTGCCTTTCTCTAAGCCAGGGGTTCTCATCCTTTTCTACTTCAAGGCTATTCATACTTGTAACAGGCCAGGGCccataaaaaatgtcaaattattttgaCTAATCTattctaatctaatctaatctagtcTAATATTCTATTCACTTCCATACAGTGCAAACACTGGAACAGTAacatcaaaaatataatatactggtatttataaaataGTGCAAGGGCCTAAGAAAATGGCCTGAGGAAAGAACCACTACATTTATTGAATGGACAACCGCATGGTATGGGAAtcaattaaaatcaattaaaaaacagtttatgGATTAAATAACCAGACAGGTTATGTGTTTGGCTAATTCATCAATTGGAATAACTTCATCACATTGATGCTAAAAtcataaaaatccaatattgccaTAAACAGTTCTGTTCATTGATTTACCACATTTCCTATAGTGACATATCACAGAAATGGCTACAGCAAAACGTTCATACAAATCACATCCATACAGTAcaaacaccacaacaaaaatACTTTTGAACAGTAACACATTCAAAATTGAACAAGAAGAATACTTTCAAAACACATCTCTAAGATGTTTTCATCTTAGAGATGTGTTTTGAAAACTCCTTTCATttctctgtgcaaaaaatgaCTGTAGTGCAAGTGTACATGAAACAGATCTCAAGTAAAGGAGCAACCTTGTCTTTGTTTGTCCATACACTTGAGATTACTCCAGTGCCAAAAGGTCATTTTTAAGGCTCAACACCCTGGGTCTCATCTTTCAATCCTCCAGGCCCATCAAAACCTTCTGGGTAAAGTCAAATATACTGGCCAAGTCTTTTGGGTAACTTAGATGCAGCgcataaataaatgcaaaaagcATGACAAATGCATCAGCGAATGTGGGGAAATCAATAACTATGTTACCCTCAAGCACAACCGCAATCCTCTCTCTTGAACGCAGCATCTGTTGAATTGGCACTGATCAAGAGGAGCCCAATCTGTATGTCGCCAATGTTTGGTTAGTCAGACTGCACCACCTGCAGACAAGAACAGAGAGGTTATCTGTGACCCTAGACTGCCTCAGCTATTTCCAAAGGCTGTTTGCTGAAAAATGCATCTGTGGTCTATCAGAAGACAAATAGCAGTCAGAAATAATTAATTACAATCCATAAATGTGATTTGATTCAGTGGTTtcaattaatattaaatgtaaaataaaacttaagCAGTGAATCTTTTATGGGCAAGTGTACATTTTGTTCACACATGGCACAGTAACTATGGCATATATTAAGATTAACCTGAAATTTGGTAATATTACCATTGTTGCTTCAAGTGCAGGATTTCAGCATTACAAAAAAAGATAGTGGTATAGAATTTATTCAATGTTTTCCATTACATCACAGCAACATGAAATCCAAGTTTATTTTATGTAGCTATAGATTTAACTAACTTACACTTGAGTGTGAAGTCCTAGTGACAACAGTGAGAAATAGCTGCTTAACATTTAAGCATACTGCTCAGAATTTGTGGTTATGGCTACAGGTCTTGCACATAATTTTGCCATTTTGAAACTTgattaattttgcttttttaaccAACTGAAGCTTGGAATAGATCACGAAATTGTATATTTTAGAGAGTAGGAATGATTCAGGCCAACAAACATTGGGCTAGAACCAGTTACTAATTTATCATAATTATCAATTTCCATGCAATATGGAAAATTTGAATGGTATGTACTATGAATTGTTTTGTGCAAGATGtggattttcattcattcacacagtgGAGGCATtgtttttgattaataaaatgaaaatgaatagacAATTACTGATTATGTTGTCCAGATATTTGTTATACCTCATTCCAGCCCTACAAATCTTGGGTTGTAATTGTAATGTGGtcgtaaccctaaccctctaaaaAAACATAACCTTAATTAAAGTAGGATTTAttgcacatgaaaaatgtaaaactaaattaaaacaaataaaacaatgaaatcacattaaatgttttgtttttcctatttATGTATGCATTCATTGtgtcataattaaattaaaacatatgtTAAATGACAATTATATAGCactttgtctttaataatttaatgaattgtttttcattgtgacatGAATTTTCCATACCACATTTAAACCAAATCACGACACAGAAATCAAATTGAAGAGGATTACTGCATTTCAGTGTTgcccagcagagagcagcatagATCTCCCACTACTAAATACAAAGCATCATTATGTTTTCATGAGGAGGTACAGGGAGCTTTTTTCTTACACGTTGACAAAAAgctaaattattttcattaaaaatatgttatatatttaataatgaCACAGTTTATGCATACATAAAAGGAAATGCATATACCAttgtgtattgtatttcattttattgttggcTGGAGTGCAGGGACCAGTTCTATAAATACTAATGTACTGACATTAGTATTTATAGAACTGGTCCCTGAGTGAtaaagttacaccattggtcagccaaTCACTCACCGGGTGTCACCACTTTCTGTatctgtttcaaattaaaagccctctattGTTTCATAcccggtccagccatataccaGGTTTTGACCTACTCTCATttggtttgatttattttcatttacggTTGGGGCATTTAAAATTTTCCAAGGGCTGTTGAGTGACCGTAAACTCTCATAAAGGTCGGACTCAAATAATTGCCAAATCTAAAATAATAGCCAGGGGCACGGCCAGCATGAACAAGTAAAGGCAGATTGCTAATAAAGGCTAGGTTAAAACACACCTAGGGGGTTGGAATTACCTGTAGCCAACTTCAACACTTCACACAGTAAATTTAATATAATGCccatttccacagcactaattATATTGGTACAACAAAAGTCTTGTTACACTCACCACTTTGctgctctgtttctttttttttttttttttttaacagaaatgatgtttatgtttatcaAGACAGCAGATCAATGTTGAAGAAGTGTTGATTTTGTATCAAATAGAGAACAGGAGAAATTAGAAATGAAGGCCTGTCTCTTACAAAAGCCTTTCCCAAATGATTTCCTTGGTCATCATTTGAGAATTTATGGTAGACTGCAGAAAGAGCTTAATTTCAAAGACATCCATAAGTGGACAGCATATTCAACACGttcttgttttctgatttatgTCCGTTCTATACTCTATGATGACTACAATTTTAATGGTAATATTCAAACTCTGaaattttttaatttgtaatttttaattGGTGATTTACTGGATCAgagtgacaaaaaaatgtaactctttgaccaaaataaaaaatatactgaCTTACATCCCATTGCTTCAGAAATCCAGTCATCCTCATGTAGATATGCAGGGAGAGCATGGAGGACAGCAGCACATCTGACATGGACATCAGCTTGTTCCTTGGGAGCGAGAACATATTCTTGCCTTACTATGGCTGGTAAACAGCATGGCCACACAACACTATATGAAAACAAATAGCCCTCCCATGTATTTACAGAGTTCTACCAAAGATAAACCAAAATCTACTGTAACATTATTATCGAGCACCAAGAAGCTAATGAACTTACCGGGAGGTCATAAATCCTGAACATCTGACTGAGGACTTCGGCTACGTTTCCTGTGCGTGCAGCTTTCCTCCTGAACAAGCTCTGAAGACATGGGGCATGACGGTCCAACTCAGGTTGATATTTGAGATTCTGTGAAACTCAGCACAGatctgcaaaaaaataaaatgactgtTAAATTCGGAGTATAGTGTATATGTGTCCTTTctgaaaagggaaaataaaacaaacagcaatgaAAAATGCCACACTAATGCCTgtaaacagcaaaacactgacattgacaatGATTTCTTGTCAGCTTTGCAGAAAACTGACACTACCAACCCATGTGGGGTATTGAGTAAAACTAACAAGTTCTCACAGACAAAGTCACCTAAAAGAATTATACTTAATAGATCTGCTCAAATAGGTGtagtaagaaaaatatttttcctgtgACTCCATTTTGAGTGCAGGCTATCGTTCCAGGATCTCACCAACAGGGGGATCATCACTGATGACCTCTTTGCACCACAGGGCAAAGGTGGTCTGCATTAACTTTCCAATCAGGAGAAGGTTCTTGTCACTCATCTTCACTTCATCTACAATTTAGAGTCTCAATCATTCAAGGCTTGCAGCATCCTCACCTCTTGGGAAATTAGGAAGGAAATTCACTTCTGCCCTCTTTGGtcttttgatgtttgtgtggGGAGCTTGTTTGTCTGGGTTGTTTCTGCTCCTTTTCCAAGAATTTATTGCTACCTCATGAAATCCTGCATGACTCAACTTAGTGCGGAAGTTCCCCATCTTAAACTTTAGACTATTTTTCCAACCATACCATCCCATCTGAGATCCTGGCTCTTTTACACAAGGATGCTTAGTGACAAGTGCTTTTGCTACTGTGAAAGTGGGTGAGAACACACCATTTGTCCCTATTTTCACCATCAATGCAATATAGCTTATTATTTAACCATGCTTGTTAATTGTTTTAAGCATAGATCCAGCATTAATCTGTAACTTGCAGACACATACTATCccgtgtttgtttgtggtttgcattatgtttggttacagttcacataccagcaacatttttggttaaagtaaaacacagacaaGTATTGTTAattttagttattgtttattggttGAGTTCTGCATTCCATAAgttaatcattttctttgttaCTTACCATACCCACCATTTTCTCTACAAACAAAAGTTGGAGGCACCCAACTTCTTCCTGTATTTACACATtgggtgacatcatcagtgatgttatTGGGTTAGACCAAGTATGGGGGATTTATGTTActtagttaaatgtttggtttagtatCAATATGATTTGTACTTGGTTTGGCTCAGATTGAGGTTTAATGTTGtggatgtgttttgtgtaaacaATGTTGACTGATACAACTAGCATTGTTATATGCCATGGTGGCATAAGGGAAAGGACACCCCTGCCTATGGTTCTGCCTGATAGATTGGAGGGCCTATTTAAGGGGAGAGATGTAGGTTTAGGGGGAGCAGAAATTAGAGTACGACGGTGTAGCTGTGTGCACGTGGTCATGCCTTGGTTTGCTTTATCCTAAATTAAGCTTTGATTTTGCTtgtgttcttttcattttttttgagaCACCGTTTGTTTTTGGTACACTGGActgaataaatcagtttttactCATTCAACAAGAGTCTGAGTCTGCCTCCTACCACCTTCCTAGCCACTATGGTCAGGCTTCCAAACAGCTACCATTGAAACCTCCTTATCATTGGGGTAAGCTTTGAAGCCATGCATTTTGGCAGCAACGGTCTCAAGAATGTCGTGCTTTTGTCCCCTAGACAAAAAGGGGTTTTCCCCGTTCTGTCATATACAGCATTTCCATTCTGGAGTCATGGCATGAGGCAATATTATTGTCATCTGATGCTACTGAACTGGCATCACTCTAAGACCTGATCACTTTC from Thunnus thynnus unplaced genomic scaffold, fThuThy2.1 SCAFFOLD_36, whole genome shotgun sequence encodes the following:
- the LOC137178757 gene encoding mRNA decay activator protein ZFP36L1-like is translated as MTATTISPFFEYSEVPNKNKMLNCSNNSCLGGPHLTSNSRSSTNLSSCTPTGSLLDRKVGGGPSAGGLFQRRHSVSLPGAKFSQNQFINSLKTDSSVLLGSSNNKENRLRERSYSELGDRLQPGSQVCTDGSSQVNSNRYKTELCRPFEENGTCKYGDKCQFAHGMHELRSLSRHPKYKTELCRTFHTIGFCPYGPRCHFIHNAEERCGPPPLSAFNKMERPRLQHSFSFAGFPRSGGRQDSPTSVTPPPMFCTEDLTEWQSNSFTYSSEELASLFGHSLGSPPVFEPQGPARPSPNTPCFFQTTSESPPSPPDSLSDQEGYQSSQGSQSGSESPLLDASRRLPIFSRLSVSDD